One Coffea arabica cultivar ET-39 chromosome 5c, Coffea Arabica ET-39 HiFi, whole genome shotgun sequence DNA window includes the following coding sequences:
- the LOC113688968 gene encoding E3 ubiquitin-protein ligase RMA1H1 → MEEYFQEPAVENNFDRDDISLTKCKSHSPDELEDNPSGGLDCNICLGCARDPVVTFCGHLYCWPCIYKWIHFQSMPSENCNLQQPQCPVCKAELSEESVIPLYGRGLATKPSEAKAGQLGIVIPQRPPSPKCGSMLPLPTTPNISRAVPQLHRLSYTQPPQSYPQFSSGTMRPNTYHPLVTMLGEMVLTRMFGNPQAYSYPNSFHLSGGSTPRMRRQVMQADKSLSRICFFLCCSMVLCLLLF, encoded by the coding sequence ATGGAGGAGTATTTCCAAGAGCCAGCAGTTGAAAACAACTTCGATCGAGATGACATTTCATTGACAAAGTGCAAATCCCATTCACCGGATGAGCTGGAAGATAATCCTTCGGGGGGTTTGGACTGTAACATTTGCCTGGGTTGCGCACGAGATCCTGTCGTCACGTTCTGTGGCCACCTCTATTGTTGGCCCTGCATCTACAAATGGATCCATTTTCAGAGCATGCCTTCTGAAAATTGCAACCTCCAACAGCCACAATGTCCTGTCTGCAAGGCTGAACTATCTGAAGAAAGTGTAATTCCTCTCTATGGTAGGGGACTCGCTACAAAGCCTTCCGAAGCAAAAGCGGGACAACTAGGCATAGTCATCCCGCAAAGGCCACCAAGCCCAAAATGTGGAAGTATGCTGCCATTACCCACAACGCCGAATATCTCACGAGCAGTTCCACAGCTTCACCGACTAAGTTACACACAACCACCACAATCTTACCCTCAGTTTTCCAGTGGCACAATGAGACCGAACACGTATCATCCATTGGTCACGATGCTTGGGGAAATGGTTCTTACTAGGATGTTTGGGAACCCACAGGCCTATTCATACCCAAATTCATTTCATCTGTCAGGTGGTAGCACTCCGAGGATGAGAAGGCAAGTGATGCAGGCTGACAAATCTCTCAGCAGAATATGTTTTTTCCTCTGCTGTTCTATGGTTTTATGTCTACTGCTGTTTTGA